Proteins encoded by one window of Xiphias gladius isolate SHS-SW01 ecotype Sanya breed wild chromosome 15, ASM1685928v1, whole genome shotgun sequence:
- the ndufaf5 gene encoding arginine-hydroxylase NDUFAF5, mitochondrial isoform X4 has translation MAGGETLYELRCSLQLAETEREGGFSPRVSPYTAVTDLGNLLGQAGFNMLTVDVDDVQVHYPGIMEVMTDLQGMGESNCAWNRRSLLHRDTILAAAAIYKEMYGNEDGSVPATFEILYMIGWKPHESQAKPAKRGSATASFGDLSKISQPADTDKS, from the exons ATGGCGGGCGGGGAGACGCTCTACGAGCTGAGGTGTTCCCTCCAGCTGGCCGAGAccgagagggagggaggattCTCCCCCCGCGTCTCCCCCTATACCGCCGTCACCGACCTGGGCAACCTGCTGGGCCAGGCTGGCTTCAACATGCTGACTGTG GATGTTGACGACGTTCAGGTCCACTATCCAGGAATCATGGAGGTCATGACCGACTTACAAG GTATGGGAGAGAGTAACTGTGCTTGGAACAGGAGGTCGTTGTTGCACAGAGACACCATATTAGCAGCAGCCGCCATTTATAAAG agaTGTATGGTAACGAGGACGGGTCCGTTCCCGCCACCTTTGAGATCCTCTACATGATTGGCTGGAAGCCTCATGAGTCACAG GCCAAACCAGCAAAGCGAGGCTCCGCCACCGCGTCCTTCGGGGATTTGTCAAAGATCAGCCAGCCAGCCGAC